The segment TTGAAGTGTCTTTAGTTTTATATGCAGAACATAGTTTTAATGCCTCTACTTTTACCACTCGAGTGATTAGTTCCACACTGTCTGATCTTTACAGTGCGGTTGTGGGCGGAGTGGGCGCTTTAAAAGGCCCGTTACACGGAGGAGCTAATGAACAAGTTATGTATATGCTTAAAGAAATTGATTCTGTACAAAATGCAGAAGCATGGATGCTAAATGCCATTAAAGCTAAGAAAAAAGTAATGGGTTTTGGACACCGCGTTTATAGAAAAGGAGATTCTCGAGTACCTACAATGACCAAGTATGCTAAAAAAATGGCAGAAATTACTAATCAAAAAAAATGGATGGATATTTCTGATACTTTAGCAACAGTTATGTTAAAAGAAAAAAATATTCACCCCAATTTAGATTTTCCTGCAGGGCCTGCTTACTTTATGATGGGTTTTGAAATCGAAATGTTTACTCCTATTTTTGTAATGAGCCGAATTACTGGCTGGGCTGCCCACATTATGGAACAAAACTCTGCCAATAGAATTATTAGACCTTTAAGTCATTATGCTGGTTTCGAGGCGCGCGAGTTACCACAAACCCACTAAAGCACAATGTTAAAAACTTTAGACCCTCAACAAAAAATTATTAATAGCTTTCGTAATTATGAAAGTTGGGAAGATAAATACAAGCACATTATTCAGCTGGGAAAAACCTTAACTCCTTTACAGGAAAAATTAAAAACCGAAGACAATATTGTCAAAGGTTGCCAGTCACAAGTATGGCTTGTGGCTTCTATAAATTCTCAAAACAAAATAGAATTTAAAGGCGACAGCGACGCTATTATTGTAAAGGGTTTACTGGCTTTAGTTTTGTCTGTTTACAATGGGCTAAGTGCTTCAGAAGTTTTAGCCACCGAACCCCTTTTTTTAAAAAAACTACAACTGTCCGAACACCTTTCTCCTTCTCGCAGTAACGGCCTTTTTGCTATGATTAAAAAAATTAAGTATTACGGTTTGGCTTTTCAAGCTTTAGAAAGGCAGAATTAGCATTGTTTGCCTTACCCAGCACTATTATTTATTTTATTAGTTTTATTGTAGCCTTATGCAGTCTTAGTTATGAATTAATTTTATCTCAACTTTTAGCAGTGAGTTTTGGAGGAACCCTTTTTTATTACTCTGTTACAATGGGTATTTTTATGTTTTCTTTGGGCCTAGGGTCTTTGTATTATACTTATAAAAAATCAAAAAACTTAATTTCCTTACTGGTTAAAACAGAAATTATTTTAACCGCCCTTGGGCTTCTTAGCCCTTATTGGATACTATATACTAGCTCTTTTCAAAATAAAATTTACCCTATGCTTTTTTATTTTTTAATTCACTTACCCTCTATATTAATTGGTTTTTTTTCTGGCTTAGAATTACCTAACTTATTAGATCTTTCTAGTAAAAAAAATCTTTGCCTTTATTATGATTACTTAGGAATGTTTGTATCTAGTGTTTTGTTTTATGTATTAATTAAGCAATTAAACTTAATTAATATTACTTTGTTAATTACTAGCTTAAATTTATTTGTCGCCTTGTTGCTGTTATCTTTTAATAAAAAATATTTTCATTTAGAAAAAATAATCAGCATTATTTTACTACTAGTTTTAATTTTTCATTGGATATATAGCACTAAAATAGCCACTTTATGGCAATATTTAATTTTATTAACCTAATTTTAATTTATATATTAAAAATGAGGGTTACACCACTCGCAAAGGTAACGACCTCCCCCTACTGAATAGCGTTTATAAGGAAGCCTGCAAATATTAGGGTTGTTATAAAAGCATTGAAAATAAGGCTCGCA is part of the Pseudobdellovibrionaceae bacterium genome and harbors:
- a CDS encoding bifunctional 2-methylcitrate synthase/citrate synthase; this translates as MQNTEIKKGLDGVIVDETSISKVMPDINSLVYRGYKVQDLAEKCSFIQVAYLLWHNELPSPSELKKFIAKEKEYRKLSSSVTTSLNTLSKKAHYMDTLRTAISIIGSNDERTWDSSLNINLDKAISLLAKIPTIIAYDYRRKKGLAMIEPDQNLNFVENFFNMCFGKIPEKEVLKAFEVSLVLYAEHSFNASTFTTRVISSTLSDLYSAVVGGVGALKGPLHGGANEQVMYMLKEIDSVQNAEAWMLNAIKAKKKVMGFGHRVYRKGDSRVPTMTKYAKKMAEITNQKKWMDISDTLATVMLKEKNIHPNLDFPAGPAYFMMGFEIEMFTPIFVMSRITGWAAHIMEQNSANRIIRPLSHYAGFEARELPQTH
- a CDS encoding SufE family protein, with translation MLKTLDPQQKIINSFRNYESWEDKYKHIIQLGKTLTPLQEKLKTEDNIVKGCQSQVWLVASINSQNKIEFKGDSDAIIVKGLLALVLSVYNGLSASEVLATEPLFLKKLQLSEHLSPSRSNGLFAMIKKIKYYGLAFQALERQN